GTTCCCTCAGCCCTCAACGTGCACATATTTCAGATCATCTTGTCTAGTCCTTCCTGCGGTCTTTTAATCATGATCTGTTGTGGATGTCAAACTGACCCCTCTGGGTGGCACCATGCAGGCTGAAGCCACACACGTGACAACATGACAACAGTCCAAACTCACTGTCAGAAAGCTTCTAGTTTAGTAAGCACACGACTGACTATCTTTCGATTTTaatacttacattttttaaatatgtggatataaacataaaacagaGAAATGTTGGGAATTGGATCAAGAAACATTGCAAGATTTGAACTTGTGCTGCCCAAATGAGCACCACAGctttatactgtatatcaaGGCACACGCATTAAGTGCTACAGTATAGGCCATGGCTCAAACACAACagatttaaatgaaatatatatatgccAAAATTagataaaacataaaacattaacCATTTCCTGGTACATATAAAGGACCTACCTTCATTTACGTCTTAAGACCCAAACTCCAGATCTTTCAGACGTGTTGTAGGTGTTTATCTGAAGATCTCAGTGTTCAGAAAAGGTCCAGTAAGTGGGGGCAGCAAGGAGTCTCTCTAAGATGACTCAAATCCGCACACGAGGTTGTGTTTAAACACAGCAGCTGCCTTTACTGTCACTTCTCCAGCTCTGCGCAGACAGTAATCACGGTCCCTCAGATGCTGATTGGATGCCGTTCAGCTGCGTCTCGCTCCTCTCTGGAGGGGTCTGCTTTTGATTTGTTTTGATTTGCTCTCACCTTCGATTGCTGAGGCAGCAAGTACAAAGATGCATTGATCTGTGTCCTCAGCTTTGCGcactctctgtctctctctctctctctctctctctctctctctctctctctctctacctctctctcacacgtacacacacacacacactgggtCTCAACCGCCTCACCCTCTTTCATATATGCACATCCAGTGCTGGGTCAGTAGCATCCTAAATTCAGCTGAAATTAGGCAGAGCtgatagagaaagagagagagagagagagagagagagagagagagagagagagagagagagagagagagagagagccaagGGGCCGTGTGAAAATTACTGACATTATACAAAAGCACATTGATTGGTGGAGTTAACAGATTTTTATCTCTGTACgtatttttttccactttatGATTGCATGTGATTTATTTCAATCACATTACCAATAAATTAGGGATGatatgaaatgtattgtatgCTGGTGGTCGAATTTTGATGAGTTCaatttgtctttgtgtgtgtgttttttaaaaaagaagggTCCAATACTTactatggattaaaaaaaaaaaatacattgttcCAGAGAAAAGACACATAATAAAGGTTGCATGCTATATAACTTAATTGTACTCATGataattcatatttttttatctataATATACAGTTGCAAATAGAAATGAaatgtatataattttttagctggtctgttttttatttgtcttctaAAAAATTTCATGCATCACTCCCAAACTTCCAAAACACTAGGGGCTCTttcatacacccggcgcaatgcagcgcaatgcatgacgcaagtgtcttttgctagtttcaaccctgcgcacttatcattttcacgtttagcgccacaaTGGTTACACTTGGGCTTCTGAtctaaaaacgaggtgtgttcaggcgcgtTGTATGcctgttgctattttgaggcaactaaaatagactacgccattaaccaacaaaaacctggtctaaagtcaatttgtttttgttatttaatgagcgtgTTCGAAATATTGctttatcacacacatggatgtgcagcttttaacatgaaaaaaatttaagcattcaaatgtaaaagattattattgagtctctttgacataaatgaggaccaatTTTGAGACGTTAAAAGGCGTAAaaagctgcttcacctgtagcctggtaagtaaataaatcctttgctttaaacaaatgcatctgtttttaaatgtttttttaaatgctatcccACGGAtgtattgtatatgatgactctgtacctgtggatatggtgagatgagaaacatttttaagtaatgctttaaaaaaaactcatggCGCTGTCACGGTGCTGaaggctctccacacgtttgtaaattctttatctcttgtttgttacaaatagagtattttagagtacaaaccttttcttacatacttgtaaattatttttttgatgatattggatagccatacatttacagcaattaaaagcctgctatttttacttccatgactaaaagaaaatgggttttaaaggttttaataaaaaattaccatttcaatacaagtgaaaaacaacacaattatttagcattaatcttaaactgggggtcttcttccccggcttagtttttcagtttacaaagtctgtcatctaaatagggattacgcacagcgccagcgcaactggcttttaaaagggatgagagctgagactcacattggtttattgcacgccTAAAACACtaccattactcattaaaagaaTAGGAACTACCCTTTTAGGCCGTGGGATCggtgcacaaaccatttttcccgtagttaaattagcaaaagtggattcggacatgccaatttagaccgtgcgccgcactgaaaaaaatgaaactttggatcaacttaaaaaaattgctgtataCTATGgaccaacttaaaaaaattgctgtaatttgTTACAGCTaaatttattagtttttcccaaactatatttttgctttggttgaaactttttaatttaatatcaatCAAAATTGTTATTCAGcccaagataaaaaaaattacattagaacaaagttaaaatattgtttttcatgGAGACcaaatcattatttttactttgGTAAAAATGTTCCTGTCTCTAATTTCTTATAGACTGTTTCTTTTTCTGGaaaaagtaataataaaatgataaagaaagtcataatattaaatgcaatagataaatGAACACTGCCTTGTGTATGACTCCAtcttacagttttaaaaagagttaaaagctgcaatctttcacttttgcctctctatcagcatctctgtttgaaaactaaaattacaacttgcttgcagagttacagGGATgaaaagtttaacttctaaagaacggctgtaaatctggttaataaagttAGTCACCACTGTGACGATTAGTGTTTCCCTTAGTTGGGCacttgggtcttgaagtttGGCATTGTCTTCTACTGTTATTTATGACAGTGTGTTTCTAAAGCACATTTGTTAGAGCAGAAGATTATGTAATAGATGAAGTCTGAAACTATTGATATATAATTGTTAATTATTGTGATTCAATCATCTCAAGCAAAAACAGAGTCACTgaatttaagttattttatgTTCTGTCAATCCTGTTATGCTTCTGTACTGTAACTATGATGTAAAAATCCATAATGCCTGaagaattgtttttttttcacataaatCTAATCTGTGGTGTTCATCTgacacactgagacatcaacaatcagaCTATGAAacgcaacaatggtgacaatcaacaacaaagcatCATCCCGCAATGCATTCTGGGcaccaggattgtagaaaactcattTATAACTCCCATAATACATTGTGCCATGATAAAAGTGtgcaactttcttaccatttactgtcaccattgttgagctTTGTATCAAaagtgttgatgtctttctGATGCAAAAAAACCTAAAGTGTTGCAactagtgatggtcgttttcgaagcactgcttcatgaggcttcgaaacatttacgaatcttttgtttcgaatcagtggttcggagcttgtttcaaactggcccaagtcacgtgattttagcaaacgaggcttcttGAAACGTTTCAAAAATctgatggttcaccactagggggagttgatcacatgaccagtgtcttATATGTTTAGGtaaactcgggtcagttttattatgcaagttcataaaacatttatccttctgacaaataacactgccattttgtctactttttgtttatagacagatttaatgacaaaaataaaagggtagttagttttaatgatttgctTGCCctaaataaactaaaaacacaaaatacacttttaactatgtcttaattaagttatatcattttttaaacatattttaataaaaatcttgctattattttgtaaaaaaagtgtaaaatgtttggacatatctgcttttacactattttgaccagcaggggtcgccagcgtgtgtggtgtttcgaactgcttcgaaaaacttAATCAATTTCCGAAGCAATTGTTTCAATTGATttgaagcttcgaaaagctttgtttctcccatcactagttGCAACAGTCTTTTTTTAAACTGTGTCATTACCAcgtgtgtggatgctggaatagttgtaTCTTGTTCTGACAGCagttgtttagaagttaaacatcATCCATGTTTAGAAaagaactctgcaagcaagttgtaattttagtaaaaaagtgaaaataatgaTTTGGTCTCtatgaaaaacaatattttaactTTGTTTCAATGTAACTTTTTTATCTTAGGCTGAAGAACTATTTGattgatattaaattaaaatttttaagtttCAACCAAATCAAAAATATAGTTTGGGaaaaaactaataaatatagctgtaACAAATTACAGCAATTTTGTAAAAGTTGATCCATAGTAtacaccatttttttttaagttgatacaaagtttcatttttttttcagtgcatacACCAttgaggttctcacatttcagttcaaatacattagaaaattaagatttatttattttaagacatacagtcattgtagtttcattcttaccttgaaatgtaaagattgcttttctgaaattgaacctgaaatattaaaccttgacaTGTATGAACCATTCAGTCACTGGTAATAAGCATTACTGATCATACAAAAATACTTTCATAACAATTGTaacaatttttaaaatatttttattacaaattGTCATGATGTCACAATGTTTATATTGGTTTGTTCCAGCTATACATGacaatgtaaaatgtaatatcaTTAGTATAATGGATAAATGAGGAATCCACTAAAAGTGCTGAGATTATCTACACTGTCATGGATGGTGTAACCTGGAAGAAGTTTCATGGTAACTACATCACCCACTTCTAACTGTAGGACAGCTGCGTTTGATGCATATCTGTGCTGATTGTGGTTATGCCACTGACCTACTGCCACAATCTTCTCATTATTCTTGTACAAAAATCCACCTGAAGATTTTGAGCTTTGCACACCACATACAGTGAATCTGAAGAAGTAAACACCTTTAACTGGCGCTGTGAAGATACCTGccattgaaacaaaacaatcaaATCCATGCAAAACTGGGGGAATGTgattttttaaaattcaaaGTAAACACCATAACAAAACCAACTTTAGGTAAGACATGAGCTACCTGTTGTTGGATTGTAGCTGTTGCCAATATTGGTGAAGATGTTATTGAACGTCAGTGTGATTTCAGTATTATAGGGACCTAAGTCACCACGGTGACCTAAATCAGCTGAAAATGCCACCTTTGGGGTTGCTATGAACACAAAACGTTCAAAACAGAAGTCAATAAAAAAATCGAAACATAATctctaaaaacaaatggtgctaaatagcactaaaagtggttcactggctcgttTTCATAGgagaaccattttaagtgctatatagcacatTATGTACTACCTGCGTAGAACTATATTGTGCTTATAGAACCAAgtctggtgctatagtggtgctacaTCACCCCCGGacggttcttcataggtgctatatagcactaaaaaatggttcccctatgattacaagcttttagtgctatttagcactcattttttagagtgtaggccTATTAAACACAACTatcaacaaaaaatattatacaaTCAAAGCTGCATTATCGAAATGTTAAAATTTAGGACCTATTTTCACAACATCATTATATAAATTTACCTATTTTCTCGTTCTTTAACTCTGCCAGTTGGGCTTCACTGATCTTTAGTCGTTCAACCAATCCTAAAATCAAACAAATCATTTATTTCACATGATCTCTACATTTATAGTCAAAATGGACCATTTGTTTAATGTATAGTGGCAACTTTTGTAAGCCAATTTACTTTTTGTAAATAACAGTTATTTTAAAGGGTGAGCCATGTAGCAAGGTTATACTAACCTGCATTCTCTTTTATCAGCAAATCCATCTTGACTTTCAGCTCTACCATCATATCTCTCACTTCCTTCATCTCAGTCCAGATGTTGGGCTGGTTTTCATTTTCTGGTACATCAGTTTTTTCTGCATGGAATGGTGCACAGCGCAACAGCAGCAGAGCCACAAACACCCACATACTCATGTTTAGACAGGAAAATTTCAGTGGTTTATAGACATAAAACTTGTCAGCTTTTATATGCTTTGTGATTGTTAATCATTACTTTATTTGCTGTTGATACAGGTGCGTCTTATTCAATAAAATTAACCTCCtacactctgaggctatttgggggatttccgcctggatttggcctacccaatttcaaaagcttcccatacatGCAGAcgtacaaaagtttggtatcattttacaggaaaccctttgaaattacataaaacactgttgaaagtgctaaacatggttgcatgttttgtcagtcctctaataaacacaaaaataaataggcgcttttggATGTTTTTCTCTAAAgtctatttaaaagtgtataactctggccctgagaAGTAACAAAACCTGTTTGATTCCAGCTATTGTCAGCTTACAAAggaaaaatgatttttttctctatcataatctatgcaaaagttattctacagtaaacacccaaaaaaagaatgatctctttagcatgtcgaattcaaaagttattcttattttactgaagggagttaaaataaatttttcttataaaaatactttgttttgttttgcacatataataaatagcaagggaataaacaatatatagttttattattaaatggcACAGAGGTAATTAATCATAGTTCTACTATAAATGACAGATTGTTAAGTCAGAACAAGTCGTAAAGTgccaaaaattgtgtttttaataCCTGAACAATGACCTTAATGGTTTTGTTTATTCAGAAGAGTCTAAAGTCTCTGTGTACTGTAGCTCAGATTACCAAATCACCATCATTCATTTTGTTTCTGTCTGGCCCTGGTTTTGAAAAACATCCTAAAATAAGACATGTATACAGAAACACTGTAAGAAATCAgacataaaaactaatcttCACACAAAGACATCAGCAAAAATAGCATTGCTTAATCATTGATAAAACTGACACAGCTATttcccacactgtaaaaaaaatccaacttCAAAATTGTTCTTTCAACAAAGATAATTAAGTTAAttgaacaaagattttttttgttgaagggTTCAATTTATTATTATGTGTTTACTGAATTAAGTAAGCATAATCATCCagctaacaaatattattttgttgactggactTTGATGTGTACGTTTTTGTCCAACTCGTTTACCCAACCTGCCAAACTGAGTAATCTGaacaaacaatttaaaaaatcaATCGTCTGAATGGTTCCCAGCATCCATTGCGACATTTTCACTTCTTTggttaatatttattaaaaaagacgactattttaatgtttgttggctttatttatgttgttaacGTTAGTTATATGTTGTATTTAGAGTTATTTTGAAAGAACGATGTTTGTTAATTGTTACCATGATTCAGAAATGTGTGTTCAGTGTAGAGGGCGGCACAGTGGGTAAGCACACATCATTGTTGCCTCACAGCTTCAAGCAAGGGCCAAGCCAGACAAAGACTTTGTCCAGGAGACCTTTCTGTGTGTTTAGCTGAACTGGATATACTAAATTGCCCTTTACCCAACTTGTGTGTAAATAACTTTATGGATAGATGCTGCAATGATGTTGGGACAGTTGTAATCTTAGTTGAGAGGACATAAGTCACTACTTTGTACTAACTTAAGGTTTGCATTACTCAGTAAATTTAGTTAGCTGAACTACATCAAGTTCTTgataaacataaatatttatgttgtgacaacttgtgatgttattttttttatttggtccTTGTTAGCTGAGTTTACTCAAAAATGTGTGTGCGACAGGTTGACTTGAAATTTGAAAAGTcactcaacttttttttacagtgcacatgcTCTTAAGTTTGTCATTCAGTCACTCAAGTCAAAGAAGAAATAATGTCTCTGGACTTACAAGAAAATATGAATACaattaaactatatatagttttaTTGTTAAAGCAGCAATTAATCATATAGTTTTACTATAAATGACAGATTGTCAGGTCAGAACAAGTCGTAAAGTGCCAAAACTGGTGTTTTAATACCTGAACAATGACCTTAATGGTTTTGTTTATTCAGAAGAGTCTAAAGTCTCTGTGTACTGTAGTTTATATTACCAAAtcaaagtcatttattttgtttctgTCTCTCACtggttttgaaaaaaaaaaacacatcttaaaataAGAGCTGTAATGGAAACACTGTAAGAAATCAaacataaaaactaatcttcacacaaaaacattagcAAAAATTAGCATTGCTTAATCATTGATAAAACTGACAGCTATTTCCCATCCAAATAACATGCTCCtaagtttgttattttttagaAATTCAACAATTTAGTAAACATAATGGCATTTTATAAACGTATATATACATATGgttacagaaaatgtttatttatagattGTATTTACTCATAATCATCCTGAACTCTAAAGCTAAAGAGATACAACAATTGTCAGAAACGATGACATGTTAATACCACTAGATGACGCCATTTTACTACTAATTACATCCAGACTGTCAATCTTAAGAGAAAAATGAATCTTGAGCAGTTGGTCATGATTGTGAGAACTGAtcttgtgtttatttatgttatatTATGTTAATTGAAAATAGCCCTTGTGTGCTTATATTTATTTCAGATTGTAATGTAGCAAAGTTGACTAACCAATGCACACTATGgtaatttctatttttttagAAGTTCAAACAAcacactttttatttatttattggaaAAAACACTGAGTTTCCtttaattatgtattttttaatcagCTAGTGTTTTTAAAACTGCATGATATTCACCAAACTTGATTTAATGGCTACATAATGTCTGCCTTCTCCAACTGATGAAACACAGTTTTTAGTCAAAGCCTGTCAGAAAAAGCgaagtattttttgtttttattactaaaaaattttaataattagtataatttttttattacatcTTCTATAGCATGGGGTATCCAAAGTCGGCGGAGGTCCGAAAACTTCCCATTAAAACCTGACTGAAATTTTCTAGTGTGCCTAGAAAGACCTCAATTAGCTGGAATATGTGTGTTTGATTATGGTTAAAGCAAACACttcagagacaccggccctccaggagcaggaatGGACACTCCTATATACTATGTTTCTTTAGATGATGGCAGTGAAATTCAAGTTTTTATAGCTCAACTTATAGAGCGTGATGCTAGCAATGCTAAGGCCATGGATTTGATATCCAAGAGACAACTATAACATTTttaacttgaaaaaaaaaactgtaatttgctTTAATTAAAGCAACTTAATTTTCTTACTGAATGTTTTGACTCCAGGTGATTTAAATTAGACTATTAGCGCAATTTACATATAAGGTACAACACTTTACATTACAAAACtttatatgattttatttgtcttgtTTAGTATTGAAATGTTAACAAGAAATTGCGATTTCACTGTTACCCACAAATCAAAGATGCTCTGACTGAAAATGTATTGTAATGTATCACACAATAAGGATAACTGTTGTATTattgttgatatgtttttttGTCTTATACTAGAATGCACGACTAACCAACACACATGTAAACCAAGGGTGTCAATGTAACAATGATGGGTCACCCTTGTCTTCGTTGCCACTTGCTATTATCATTTCCATTGACTGTATAGAAAATGATCGTAGTGCTGTGTCACTTTAGAAAAAGCGAATGTGTTCACTGCAGTCGAGTGCTCTTGCCTGCCTACCTGCCTGATGCCCTTGAGGCTCACAGCTCTTTAAAATGCAGAGAATGTTGCCTGCATTGGGCTGCAGCAAAATactgtacactcttaaaacaaacggtgctaaatagcactaaaagtggttcactggctcctAATCATAGGGGAACAATTTTaggtgccatatagcacctatgtagtacctgtgtagcacctgtgtagaaacatattgtgctatgtagaaccatacctggtgctatagtggtgctaaaTTAACCCCcgatggttcttcataggtgctttatagGCTTTATAGGCTTATTACTTATGCAGAATAATCATGACCAATAGCATGCTCTCTTGAATAAGATGAGCAAGTTTTTCAAATTTGATTTATAGTATATAATGGATATAATGGAGTATATAATGGAATTaccattacagtttttttcgattgctaaacgacagtgagcacaactggagctacatgtaCAAAACTCAGTCTGCACaacagcagttcatgtggaccaaactctagttcgtttttcattggttaaacacagttttcaaaactctacacacttatcccatgactttaaccacaacctgcacaacactgtggatttacagcactttgttcaaatgctaacacattgctGTCAAAACTGGgaaccacacattcaaaacagaatTGATTTCAGCATTGTGCCtatcaaacactgctgattggaatttcatataaatataaattccaatttcatatatatatttcatatatataaaatatacctTAATATGattatattaaatatgataGGTAGAGCTCAGAAAGACTAATTTTGGAAATGGAACAAGGAAGACAGGTTCGTGGAGGGTATAAGGGAGGCAGGTAGTGGCTTGATGCTAGAGAGAGGCAGGATTAGCTCCTCAGTTATTTGTTTGAattacagtatgtacttttagtttctaccttttttctcattactgtaattccataAATTACTACAGACTATTGAAGCAAatggctaattttcatttaccttaaagAATTGTTCTGTTCTAAAAATTCCAATAAATCATGtgataagtaaataaatattctttgaaaaaaatataactttgtatgaagtcactgaaattgttcaaactgtaaagataaaaagttagtattttctgtattggtgtttgatgctagtgtttttcctctcagtgtgttctgtgtgacagtgtgtgttatctcattGAGGGTTGTGCatagtgtttggctgcactgAGCTGTTTTAAGTCATGTGTTAAGAGTTGTGTTGCTTGTGAGTTTTGCAGGTGATATGAACAGTTTAGCTCAGGTGACTGttggtagtgcagactgtagttagagttttgcacatgtagctccagttgtgctcactgtcgtttagcaattgAAAAAAACTGAATTAAATCACTTGTATCAGCAGGAGAAATTAAAGTGTTTGTATAAGGTGAAAAAAGAAAAGATTGTACTTGTACTTTATTTACATTCCttaagtttttatttgatttttttatattataaaacaatgcagaattaataaaaatagtaaaaatgGTTGCTCTGCATtgcaaaattatttatttatttaatgtgtgCTACTTGGAATTGAATCTACAACCATTGgcctgctaacacaatgctctactgAGCTGCAGgaaaaataaagttatatttaatAAGAAATGTCTATACTGTAGAATCCTTTAATTTATATCTCAGTGTCCATCCTTTAGAATGTTCTGCCATGTTAATTTTTATTATCTATTCATTATCTATCCATTCATCTATATTTAATCTTCATTATGGGCAATGCACAGAATCCAGTAATTGCTACccttttttttacttcacaGCTGtaaatttaatataatttaaatataaataatgacTGCAATAATACTTAAGTTTGTTTTCATCCCTTTGTGTGCTGTAGACTGAGTGTATTttaatgatcatttttattgtctgcatcaaattattagCCCAATATGTTAAAATAAGTGATAAGTATGATTGTTTTAATAGATAATATGAATATTTgaagttttttattgttttgtagaGCATATTCACGTGATCAAATCACATTTGCTTAAGATACTAAATTATTTGTGAAAGAaggctatttattttattttatttttaattttttgcagGAAACAAAACATCTAGGAAattaataaagtaaataaatacacataccAGTGTGAACTGTGCAACTTTTTGTCAATAGTTTATTATGTCACTtaaatgttttagttttatttaataaaaagtaaaagaaTTGACATGATATGAAATAAACAATTGTAGTTGCACACATCAAACACCAGATGTGCGCAAGTGAGCTGCTCTAAAACCCCACCCTCTGGGCGGTCTTCCCGTGTGTGGGCCGCCCATTTCCTGTTGTAACTCGGCCCATTTTTCTCCCCCCTCTCGCGGCCCCTCCCGACCTCGACCATCTGTCACAGTGCCGACATTTCCTGCACTCCAGCTGCCAGTCCTCGGTTTATTATTTTCCTGCTTTTCTGCGGCTAACAGGATGAAAGGATCCTATTCATCCATCGACCCCCCTCCCTCCCCTTTTTCCTTTATTCCGTCTCCATGGGAAACCAGCAACTCCGGGGCAAAAGAAAATGCCGCATAAACAAGCGTGCTGTTTTCGCGCCAAGCGTCAGCAAGCTGAAAGGTGTTGTTATGGgttttaaagattaaagatacACAGTACAAAACGTAAACACCAGATTAtcattacattttcaaataCCAAACTTTTTTAGCCCAAATTTGTTCATTTGAACTTTTCATGATACAACAAAGTCCTGAAATTATATAGATTTACAtgtgtgtataaatatatattttcatactctacatttgtttaaagaaacGATTGTTTTTAAGCAAATTTTACCCACACGCCCTGTTTATCTGCATTGTTATTTGTGTGAGGCACAATTGTGTTGTAATTCAGTGACAAACAAACTTCAGGACAATACAATTCCTCATCAAACCCAAGGGAGTTATATTTGAAATAGAGTAAGCACAGTTAATGGGGATGTAATACTAGACCAAGTTTTCTTCACAataagttgtgttaaaattccaggtcaccccccccccccccatttatTTTGGCATCCTGAGTAACTCCAAAACTCAAAGCCTTTTAAGGAGAGAAGAGAGTCAGACCGGGGAGAGAGAAAGTTGAGAACAGACAGAACTTATATTGTTACACAGAAGTGAATGTGGTTAACAGCAGATTCCTAAACTTCTAGGTCACAAGACGAAAAATGTCCATGTTATCTGTTTGTGTCCTTGATGAATTCAAGTACTGTCCTGTGATTTTAGCTTTGGTTAATGAATTACATGGTTTTCTACAGCTTGTGCTTTTTTGTCTTTGAATGTGCATGTGACTTAATGTGATGAATGGTGTCTACTGTCTAATCACATGCCATTGGTTTATGTCTTTAAGTCTGAGGAAATCATATTTGTTTAGAATTCCTTCTTATAGcgacacacacaaagacacaaacacaaaccTTTTTTGTCAGTAGGGGGAGCTATTGAACTATGAATGAGTATATCCTAAAGTTTCatccattttatatttttaatacacatCCTCTCTTTTAATAATATGTGGCCCATACTAACATAAAGTGATGTGTGTTGCGTTCCAAATCATAGCATAACTTTTAGTCATACTT
This window of the Paramisgurnus dabryanus chromosome 10, PD_genome_1.1, whole genome shotgun sequence genome carries:
- the cbln17 gene encoding cerebellin 17, coding for MSMWVFVALLLLRCAPFHAEKTDVPENENQPNIWTEMKEVRDMMVELKVKMDLLIKENAGLVERLKISEAQLAELKNEKIATPKVAFSADLGHRGDLGPYNTEITLTFNNIFTNIGNSYNPTTGIFTAPVKGVYFFRFTVCGVQSSKSSGGFLYKNNEKIVAVGQWHNHNQHRYASNAAVLQLEVGDVVTMKLLPGYTIHDSVDNLSTFSGFLIYPLY